The Algiphilus sp. sequence GCGGCCAGATGATCGCCGCCCGCTCCGACTCCGCCCAGATCATCGGTTCCGTCACTCCCTCCGGGGGACGGTTCGCCACCGTCGTCCGGAGCAGCGCCATGTCCGCCGGCTCCTCCTCCACCGCACGCCGCCAGTCCCAGCAGCGCGCCGATCAGCGCGACCGCCATCGGGCTCCGGGTATGAGGGGCGCGTCCGGTCTCCTCGCGATGCGCGCGCATCAGGCCCTCCCTTTTACTTTGACATAAGTTAAAACATGCCGGGCACGGCGTCGAGCTCCCGGCCGCGCCGCTAGGCGCCGCAGCCGTTGGGCAGCAGACCCGTCACGCGCTCGCTCCACGACCACAGCGCCTTGGCGGCGACCGCGTCCTCGGCACCGGGCTTGGGCCGCCGCTGCCGGCAGTCGATGAAGTAAGCGCCCGAGGTGTCCGCCACCTCCGGCGATGTGGCGAGGTACACCGATGTGCGCGCCCCGCGCTCGGGGCTGCGGAAGAAGGGACGCAGCGTTGCCATCGCGACGCGTCCGATGCGCCCGTTGTTGGTCCCCAGCGATGTCGCGACCGCGCCCGGATGGAGACAGTTGGCGGTGACGCCGGTGCCGCCCAGCTGTCCGGCGAGCGAGCGCGTCCAGAGGATGTTGCAGAGCTTGGAATGGCCGTAGACGGTGAGCGCGCGATAGGCACCGCGGCGATACTCCGGATCGTCGGCCCGGAAGCCGCGCACGAAGCCGTGGGCGTTCGAGGCCACCGTCACCACGCGTGCGGGCGCGCTCTCGACCAATCGCGGGCGCAGCAGCTCGGTGAGCAGGAAGGGCGCCAGATGATTGACCGCCAGTGTTTCCTCGATGCCGTCGGACGTCTCACGCCGTTCGAGATTCACGACACCGGCATTGTGGATCAGCACATGCAGCGGACCGCCCATCTGCAGGAAGGCCGCCGCCGCCGAGCGGATAGCGGCCTGGCGGGTCAGATCCGCCTCCCACACGCGTGCATCCACGGCCCCGGCAGCGCGCAGCTCCTTCGCCAGCGCCTCCCCCCTTGCCGCATCCCGGCACATCAGGTGCAGAGCGGCGCCGGCTTCGGCCAGCGCGTGCGCCGTGGCACGACCGATCCCGCTGGTGGGACCGGTAATGAGGCAGACCCTTCCCTGCATGGACATCCGATATCACTGGTTTCGGGCGCCTCATCTTGCACGTTGTGAAGCCACGCATCACCCGGAAACGGACGAGGCGCCCGCGGTCGTGCCGTCCGACGATCGACGCTCCCCCTTCGAGGAGCCCGCCGCATGAACCGCACCGATTTCCGCCACACCTTCGGTCCGTGGGCCGTCGTCGCGGGCGCCTCGGAAGGATTGGGCCGAGCCTACGCCGAGGCACTGGCGGCGCGCGGTCTGGACATTCTCCTGCTGGCGCGGCGCGGCGAGCCGCTCAAAGCCGTCGCGACCGCGCTGCGCAGCGCGCACGGCGTCGCGGCGCACCCCGTGGTGCTCGATCTCGCCGCCGACGATGTCGAGGCGCAGCTGCGCGCGGCCGTTGCCGGACGCGATGTCGGGCTGCTGGTCTACGATGCCGCCGCCACGCGCATCCAGCCCTTCGCCGATGCGCCACTCGATGCGCACCGGCGCATCGTCGACGTCAACTGCCGCGGCCCCGTCGCGGCCTGCCACGTGCTGGTTCCGAGGCTGCGCGCGCGCGGTCGCGGCGGCATCGTGCTGATGTCGAGCATGTCGTCGCTGCAGGGCTCCGCGCTGATCGCCAGCTACGCCGCCAGCAAGGCCTTCAACACCATCCTCGCCGAGAGCCTGTGGGAGGAGCTGCGTCACGACGGCGTGCACGTGCTCGCCAGCATCGCCGGAGCCGTCAGCACCCCGTCCTACCGCCAGAACACCCCGGCCGACAAGCAGCGCAAGGCGATGCCGATGACACCCGAGGCCGTCGCGGCGCAGACCCTCGATGCGCTGGCCCGGGGTCGTGGCCCCCGCTTCGTGCCGGGTCGGATCAATCGGCTGGTCTACGTGCTGTCCGGCCTGTTCGGCAGCCGTGCCCGCACGCGCTTCTTCAGCAGGGCCACGCGCGACCTGTACGGATGACCCGGCGCCTCCTCCGGCGATCTCGCGCAAAAGGGTGAGGCGGACTCACCAGGGCCGTTGCTAGCGTTTCCGTCGGGACGCGCCATCCGGTGTGTCCCGTCCAGATTCCCGGGGAGCCCAGCATGTCCGAATCCGTCCTGGTGAAGCGCCGCGACGCGGTGCAGTGGATCACCATCAACCGCGAGGAACGCCGCAACGCCATCAATCAGGAAGTCATCGCCCGCATCGGCGACGGCATCCGCCAGGCAGTGGCGGAGGGCGCCCGCGCCATCGTGCTGACCGGCACCGGCGAGAAGGCCTTCTGCGCCGGCGCCGACCTGGCCAGGAACGTCAAGGGTGGCGCCTTCGCGGTCGATTTCTCGCAGCCCAAGCACTACATCGTGAAGCTCTTCAAGGAGCTCGAGGAGTGCCCGCTGCCGCTGATCGCGCGCGTCAACGGCCACGTCATGGCCGGCGGCTTCGGGCTGCTCTGCGCCTGCGACATGGCGGTTGCGGCCGACGATATCCGCATCGGCACCACCGAGTCGAAGATCGGCCTGACGCCGATGATGATCCTGCCCTACATGCTGCGCATGCTGCCCGCGCGCAAGCTGCAGGAGATGTGCATCACCGGCGAGCAGTTCAGCGCCGCCGAGGCGCTCGAATGGGGCGTGTTCAACTACGTGGTGCCGCGCGCGGAGCTGGACACCAAGCTGGACTGGCTGCTGGAGCGCACCGTCGGCAAGTCGCCGACGGCGGTGCGCCTCGGCAAGCAGGCCTTCCACGCCATGCGCGACATGACGCTCCCGCAGGCGCTGGAGTACGCCCAGGCCATGGTGCCGGTGATGTCCTCCACCGAGGACGCCACCGAGGGCATGGGCGCATTCCAGGAGAAGCGCGCGCCGCAGTGGACGGGGCGATGAGCGGGACGGCACTGCGCATCGGCTGTGCCTCGGGCTTCTGGGGCGACAGCGCAGAGGCTACCGGCCAGCTCGTCGACAGCGGGCAGATCGACGTGCTGGTCTTCGACTACCTCGCCGAGATCACTATGTCGCTGCTGGCCAAGGCACGCGCCAAGGACCCGCAGGCCGGCTACGCCACCGACTTTCCGTCGGTCGTTGCCGCGCAGGCCGCGAAGGTCGCGGCGCAGGGCATCAAGGTGGTCAGCAACGCCGGCGGCGTCAATCCGGCGGCCTGCAAGGCGGCCATCGACAGCAAGCTGGCCGAGCAGGGTGTCGACCTGAAGGTGGCCATCGTCACCGGCGACGATCTGCTCGAGCGCGCCGGCGAACTGCAGAATCGCGACATCCGCGAGATGTTCAGCGGCACCGCCTTCCCGGCGAAGCCGTGGAGCATCAACGCCTATCTGGGCGCCTTCCCCATCGCGAAGGCGCTGGCCGACGGCGCGGACATCGTCATCACCGGCCGCTGCGTCGACAGCGCGGTGGCGCTGGGCCCGCTGATCCATCACTTCGGCTGGTCGGCCACCGATTACGACCAGCTCGCCATGGGCAGCCTGGCGGGCCATGTCATCGAATGCGGCGCACAGGCCACCGGCGGCATCACCACCGACTGGCGCGCCGTGGCGGACCAGTGGGACGACATGGGCTACCCCATCGCCGAAGTCGCCGCCGACGGCAGCTTCACGGTGACCAAGCCCGACGGCACCGGCGGGCGCATCACGCCGGAGACCGTCGCCGAGCAGATCGTCTACGAGATCGGCGATCCCGGCCGCTACCTGCTGCCCGATGTGTGCTGCGACTTCCGCAACGTGCGCTGCGAGCAGGCGGGCGACGATCGCGTGGCGGTCAGCGGCGGCCGGGGCGCCGCGCCGGGCGATGACTACAAGGTCTGCGCCACCTACCAGGACGGCTTCCGCGCCACCGGCACGATGATGATCGGTGGCCCCGAGGCGGTGGAGAAAGCCGAGGCCGTGGCCGCGGCCATCCTCAAGCGCACGCGCCGGCTCTTCGAGCGACGCGGACTGGGCGACTACCGCCGCGCCCACGTCGAGACGCTGGGCGCCGAGGCCAACTGGGGGGACCGGTCGCAGAGCCGGCACACGCGCGAAGTCATCCTCAAGATCGCCGTGCACCACGACAGCCGCGATGCGCTCGAGATCTTCTCGCGCGAGTTCATCCCGCCGGCCACCAGCATGGCGCAGGGCATCACCGGCTTCGCCGGCGGCCGCCCCAAGGTGACGCCGCTGCTGCGCCTGTTCTCCTTCGTGCTGGCCAAGACCGAGGTCCCGGTGGCCGTCGACGGCACGACCTGCGAGATCCCTGCCGGCGGGCAGCTAGCCGCCGTCGAGCCGGCCGCGAAGGGCGCCGGCGAGAAGCCGGACGGCGAGATGGTCGAAGTCCCGCTGCGCGCGATCGCCTTCGGCCGCAGCGGCGACAAGGGCGACAGCGCCAACATCGGCGTGCTCGCGCGCCGGCCGGCGTTCCTGCCCGTGCTGCAGGCCGAGCTGACCGGCGGCGCGGTACGCGCCTGGATGGGCCATCTGCTGGAAGGCGCCGTCACGCGCTTCGACTGGCCGGGTCTGGACGGCCTGAACTTCTACTGCGAGCAGGCCCTCGGCGGCGGCGGCACGGCCAGTCTGCGCTACGACCCGCAGGGCAAGATGCTGGCGCAGATCCTCATGGATTGTCCGGTGCACGTGCCCAAAGCCTGGGTCGATGAGGGTCTGGTGCAGGCATGAAGCAGTGTTTGAACCACAGATTTCACGGATTCACACCGATTTCACGGGCTCCGGTGGGCGCTGACTGCGTCAGCGCCACCGGAACAAATCCCCGAAGTCCGTGGAATCTGTGGTTCATCCCTGGCCCCATCCAGACGCGGCCGGTGCGCTAGCGCGATGAGCGACGGCCCCGTCCAGCGCCAGCACGCCGCGCGCATGCCGCGCGCCGAGCGCGTCGAGACCATCCTCGAGGCGGCACGCGCCGCCTTCACCGAGAAGGGTTTCGATGCCACCACGGTGGCCGGCATCGCGACACGCATCGATGTGGTCGAGGGCACCATCTACAAGTACTTCGACAGCAAGCGCGACCTGCTCCTGGCGGTACTGGCGCGCTGGTACGAGGCGCTGCTGGCAAGCGGCCGCACCGCCCTCCGCGAGGCCGATACGCCGCGAGCCGGGCTGCTGGCGCTGGTCCGCCTGCATCTGCAGGCCATTCACGACGACCCGCCGCTGTGTCGCCTGATGTTCCGCGAGGTGCGCGGCGAACGCGACTACGAGGGCTCGGTGCTGCACCGGCAGAACCAGCGCTACACCGGCCTGCTGGCCGACGTGCTGCGCGACGGCATGACGCAGGGGCACTTCCGCGCCGACCTGCCGGTGGCGCTGCTGCGCGACACCGTGTACGGCGGCATCGAGCACCACAGCTGGTCCTTCCTCTTCGGTCGCGGTCGGGCGCTGCAGGTTGGGCTGCTGGCCGAGCAGATCACCGATCTCGTCTGCCGCGGCATCGAGCCGCGCTGAGACCGCATCCCCTACCCCCACGATTCGCGAGCCAACGGCTGAAACCACGATGAGCAGATCCGAACCCTCCTGGCCCTTCGACACGGTGCTGGTCGCCAACCGCGGCGAGATCGCGTTGCGCGTGATCCGCACCGTGCATGCTCTCGGCCTCCGCGCGGCGGTGGTGTTTCATGCCGCCGACCGCGGCAGTCCGGCGGTGACCGCTGCCGATGCCGCCGCGGAAATCACCGGCGAGACCCCGGTTGCGGCCTATCTCGACGGCGCGCAGATCGTCGAGGCCGCGAAGAAGACCGGCGCCGGCGCCATCCACCCCGGCTACGGCTTCCTCTCCGAGAACGCCGAGTTCGCGCGCGCCGTCGAGGCCGCCGGCATCGCCTTCGTCGGCCCCAAGCCCGAGCAGATCGAGCTGATGGGCGACAAGGTGCGCGCCCGCGGCTTCGTCGAGAAGAGCGGCTTTCCCGTCGCGCCCTCGGCCATCGAGGACGACAACCCCGAAGACTTCAATGAGCGCGCCCGCGCCGTCGGCGCGCCGCTGCTCATCAAGCCCTCCGCCGGCGGCGGCGGCAAGGGCATGCGCATCGTGCGCGACCTGGACAAGCTGGAAGCCGAGATCGCCACCGCGCGCAGCGAGGGCCAGCGCTACTTCGGCGACGGGCGGCTCTACGTCGAGCGCTTTGTCGACAATCCGCGCCACATCGAGGTCCAGGTGCTGGGGGACGCCCACGGCAATGTCGTGCACGTCTTCGAGCGCGAGTGCTCGGTGCAGCGCCGCTTCCAGAAGATCGTCGAGGAGTCGCCCGCGCCCGTGCTGTCGCAGTCCGAGCGCGAGCACATCAGCGAGACCGCCGCCGGCATTGCGCGCGCCATCGGCTACCGCGGTGCCGGCACGGTCGAGTTCATCTACGGCAACGGGGAATTCTTCTTCCTGGAGATGAACACCCGCCTGCAGGTCGAGCATCCGGTCACCGAGGAAGTCACCGGCATCGACCTCGTGGCGAAGCAGCTCGCCATCGCGGCCGGCGAAGTGCTCGACCTGGAGCAGGCAGCCATCACAACGACGGGCCACGCCATCGAGCTGCGCATCTACGCCGAGGACCCGGCGGCTGGCTATCTGCCGACCACCGGCCCGATCCTGCGGCTGGTCCCGCCGACCGGCGAGCGCGTGCGCTGGGACGGCGGCGTCGTCGAGGGCGGTGCGGTCACGGCGGCCTTCGACCCGATGATCGCCAAGCTCATCGTCTGGGGGGCCGACCGTGAACAGGCCATCGCCCGCGCCCGCAGCGCGCTGGAGGAAACCGTGCTGCTCGGCTGCCAGACCAACACCGCTTTCCTGCGCGCGCTGATGGATCACCCCGACTTCGTGGCCGCCGAGATCCACACCGGCTATCTGGACGCCCACCCAGAGGTCGCGGAAGCGCGGCCGCCGGATGTCGACACGCTCACCCGCCTACTCGCCGCTGCGGCGCTGTCGACGCGGCCGATCCGCGATGTCGCCGACAGTACGCCGGTGCTGCACGCAGCGATTGGGGATTGGAGGAACTAATGACATCGCTTGCGGAACTGCGGGCCTCTCCCCTAACCCCTCTCCCGGCGGGATAGGGGAACGAGATAGACGGCGACGACAATGCCTGAACCACTCGAACGGCGAAGCCCCTCTCCCTCAGGGAGAGGGGTTGGGGAGAGGGCCGGCGCCAAACGCACGCAAGTTCAACGCGCCCGCTCCCTACGCAACCAACAAACCGACGCCGAAGCCCGCCTCTGGTACCACCTGCGCGCGCATCGCTTCCTGGGCCTGAAGTTCAAGCGCCAGCAGCCGATCGGGCATTTCATCGTTGACTTCATCTGCCAGCAGTGCGATCTCGTCATCGAGCTGGACGGCGGCCAGCATTCGGGCCAACAGGACTATGACGCGCAACGCAGTGCCTATCTACAAGCGCAGGGTTTGCGCGTGCTGCGCTTCTGGAACAACGACGTGCTGAACGAGACCGAGGCGGTGCTCGACCAGATTCGACGCTATTGCACCGACGAAACGCTTTCCCTCTCCCCTAACCCCTCTCCCGCACGCGGGAGAGGGGAACGAGACGAGTAACCCTATGCATCACGCATTCAAGCTGGAAGACAACGAACAACCGATGGCGCTGTCGCGCAGCGCGCACGGCTACCGGCTGCACCTGGCGGATCGGGTGCTGCCGGTGAACCTGCACCCCGAGGACGACGGCAGCGCGATCCTGACCGTGAACGGCGTCAGCGAGCGCGTCACGATCGCCACGCACGGCGACGACGTCTTCATCCACTGCCGGGGGCAGAACTGGCACCTGCGCTACGCGCACCCGCTGGAGCGGCTGGCGCAGCAGCTGCGCGGCGCCGAGGAGGACGTCCTGCGCGCCCCCATGCCCGGAAGCATCGTGCGGCTGGAGGTAGAAGCGGGCGACGCGGTCACGGCCGGGCAGACGCTGCTGGTCATGGAGAGCATGAAGATGGAGACGACGCTGGCCGCGCCACGCGACGGCACCGTCGCCGAGGTCCACTTCGCCATCGCGCAGAGCTTCGACCGCGATGCGGTGCTGCTGACGCTGGAGCCGACCGAATGATCGCCCGCGCCCACCACTGCGCCACCGCCCGCCAGGAACACCGGACATGAAACGCATCCAGACCACCATCAGCACCGCCTCGCCCGACTACCAGGCCAATCTCGCGCACAACCGCGACCTGGTCGCCGCCTTCCGCGAGCATCAGCGTCGCGCCCGCGAGGACCGCCCGCAGCGCGACTTCGATCGCCTCGACAAGCAGGGCAAGCATTTCGTGCGCAAGCGGCTGGAGCTGCTGCTCGACGCCGGCACGCCTTTCCTGGAGCTGTCCTCGCTGGCCGCCAACGAGCTCTACGACGGCGAGGTCCCGGGCGCGGCCTGCGTCACCGGCATCGGCATCGTCGCCGGCCGCGAGGTCGTCATCAATGCCGGCGACGCCAGCGTCAAGGGCGGCGCCTGGTATCCGATCACGGTCAAGAAGACGGTGCGCGCGCTCGACATCGCCATCGAGAACCGGCTGCCGGTGATCCATCTCTGCGACTCGGCCGGCGGCTTCCTGCCGGAGCAGGCCGAGCTCTTCGCGGACAAGTACTACGCCGGCCGCATCTTCCGCAACCAGTGCATGCTCTCGAAGATGGGCATCCAGCAGGTGGCGGTGGTATTGGGCCACTGCACGGCCGGCGGCGCCTACGTCCCCGGGCTGTCGGACTACAACGTCATCGTGCGCGGCACCGGTGCCATCTTCCTGGCCGGCCCGCCGCTGGTGAAGGCCGCCACCGGCGAGGAGGTCAGCGTCGAGGATCTGGGCGGCGCCGACATGCATACCTCCACCTCCGGCACGGCGGACTATCCGGCCTCCAGCGAGGAGGAGGGCATCGCCATCGCGCGCGACATCGTCGGCCAGTTCAAGCGCCCGACCAAGGCGCAGATCGAGTGGCAGGAACCGGAGGCGCCCTACTACCCCGCCGAGGAGCTCTACGGCGTCATCCCGAAGGACATCAAGGCGCAGTTCGACATGCGCGAGGTCATCGCGCGCGTGGTCGACGGCTCGCGCTTCCACGAGTATCAGCCCAACTACGGCAAGACCCTGATCTGCGGCTATGCGCATATCTGGGGCTACAAGGTGGGGATCCTCGGCAACAATGGCGTGCTCTTCAACGACAGCGCACTCAAGGGCGCGCACTTCATCGAGCTGTGCAACCAGAACCGCACGCCGATCATCTTCCTGCAGAACATCACCGGCTTCATGGTCGGCCGCGCCTACGAGGAGCAGGGCATCACCAAGGACGGCGCCAAGATGATCATGGCCGTCTCCAACTGCGAGGTGCCCAAGATCACGGTGATGTGCCACGGCAGCTTCGGCGCCGGCAACTACGGCATGTCCGGCCGCGCCTTCGATTCGCGCTTCGTCTTCGCCTGGCCGAATCACCAGATCTCGGTCATGGGGGCCGAGCAGGCCGCCAACACGCTCGCGGACGTCAAGTTCCGTCAGCTGGAAAAGCAGGGCCAGCAGCTCTCCGACGAGGACTACAACGCGATCCGCGATCCGGTGCTGGCCGAGTTCAAGCGCAAGTCCTCGGCCTACTGGTCGACCTCCGAGATCTGGGACGACGGCATCATCGACCCAGCCGACACGCGCAACGTGCTGGGCATCGCGCTGTCCGCGGCGCTCAATACCGAGATCGGCGATCCGCGCTACGGCGTCTTCCGCATGTAGGCTGTGGTCATGGAGCCTGCCACCGCCAGTCAACCGGATACCGCAAGCGGCGACCACCTCGTCCGCAAGGCGGTAGTGGTGGGGCTGCGCACGCGCTTCGTCATGCGGTGCATGCGCTTCCTGCTGCGGCCCTGGCTGAGCTTCGTGCTGGGCGGCCCGCACAAGCGCATCGCCCGCATCCAGCTGCGCCTGGCTGCACAGGCATGCCGCGACAGCGCCGGCCTGGCCGTGGTCTACCGCGTGCTCGGCAAGTGCCCCGGGCATGCGGTGGGGGATATCGACGCCACCGACGCGCCGGTCGTGCTCTATCTGCACGGCGGCGGCTTCGTCCTGCCGGCGGTACCTGCCACCCACGTCAGCCTGCTGGCACGCATCTGCCGCGACCTGGGCGCATCCGGCTTCATGGCCGACTACCGACTCGCGCCGTTCAACCACTTCCCCGCCGCGCTCGACGACTGCGAGCAAGCCTATCGGGCGCTGCTCGATCGCGGCTTCCCGGCGCACCGCATCGTGATGGCGGGCGAGTCCGCCGGCGGCAATCTGCTGCTCGGCCTGCTCCAGCGGATCCGGCGCGCCGGGCTGCCGATGCCGGCCGGCGCCGTGCCGATCTCGCCGGTGACCGAGATGGGTCGCATCCACGCCCCGCCGGCGCGTGCGCGGCTGCGCAACCGCGATCCGATCCTGCCCGCCGAGGGCCTGCATCGCATCGACCCGATCTACTCCGGCGGGCACGATGCCGCCGATCCCGAGCTGTCCCCGCTGTACATGGACTGCCACGACCTGCCGCCGATCCGTTTCCTGGTCAGCGATGGCGAGATCCTCCTCGACGACACCCTGCTGCTCGCCGAGCGCATGCGCGATGCCGGCACCGATGTGCGGGTCGACGTGTGGCCGAAGCTGCCCCACGGGTTCCCGCTGTTCGGTGCCGTCATGCCGGAAGTCGTGGAAGCGCGCCACGACATGACAGCCTTCATGCGTCACTGCCTGGAGAATCGGGCGGGCTGAGCGACGATCCCCCCGGGCAGTCCGCGTGTGCAGGCGCACCAACCACCCGGCATGAATGGACGGCCTCGCCCGCGCTCGGACTGCCGGCAGCCCGACCACCCGCCCAACGCAGCTGCGCAGGCTTGACGCACGCTACCGTCGCGCCCATCTCCCCGGGTGCGGCGCATCCGCGACGCGACACCGCGACCGCTCCCCCGTTCCGGCGGCCGCGCTGCATCGCGACGGCAGCGCCCCGTCAGCGGCCTCCCCCGCTTGCTGCCGACGCGTGAGGCCCGCGTGCGCGACGCGCCGATACGCGGCCCGACTGCCGCGCCACGGGCCGGCGCACAAAAAAGCCCCGGCACGATGGCCGGGGCTCGAAGGGATCGGCGGTGATCCGGTGCGTCAGCGCACCCGGAACTCCACGCGACGGTTGTTGGCGCGACCTTCCTCGGTGTCGTTGGTATCGATCGGGATGGTTTCACCGTAACCCACCGGCGTCATGCGACCGCCGCTGATGTCCTTCTGCATCAGGTAGGTCTTGACCGAATTGGCGCGCCGCTCGGAAAGGCCGAGGTTGTACTCGTCCGGACCGATGCTGTCGGTGTGACCCTCGACGTCGACATCGACATCCGGGTAGGCCTTCAGCACTTCGGCGGCCTGATCGAGGATGTCCTTCGACTCCGGCGTCAGCCGGGCCGAGTCGAACTCGAAGTTGACGCCGCGGAGGATGAAGTTCTGCGTCCGCTCCACCGCGAAGCCCTCGGCATCGGCAGGCTCGCCCGGCCGCGCGAGACGTCGGTCACCGACCAGCGCACAGCCGTTGGGCAGCACGGTGGCACCGGGCGGCGACTGCGGGCACTCGTCGAGATGGTCGGGCACGCCATCGCCGTCCGAGTCGAGCGGACAGCCATCGGCGTCGACCGGAATGCCGGGCGGCGTGTTCGGGCACTTGTCCTTGAAGTCGGAGACACCGTCATTGTCGGAGTCGGTGAACGGACAGCCGCGCTGGTCGACCCGTTCGCCCTCCGGCGTGTTCGGGCATTCGTCGAGGTAGTCCGGTACGCCGTCGCCGTCGGAATCGATCGGGCAGCCGTACTGATCCACGGTGGCGCCTTCGGGCGTGCCCGGGCAGCGATCCTTGTGGTCCGGCACGCCATCGCCGTCCGAGTCGATCGGGCAGCCGTACTGATCGACCGTCACGCCAGGCGGCGTGTTGGGGCACTCGTCCCGGTGGTCCGGGATGCCGTCCGCGTCGGAATCCGGCGGGAACTCGCCGAGCTTGAGGCGCACGCCGAACAGCGCGGTCCAGGTGTAGAAGTCCTCGTCGCGCGGAATGCCCGGCGGCTCGGCGTTGACCTGATCGATGTGGTACCGACCCGACGCGATGAACTCGAGGCTGCGGCTCAGCGGATAGGTGAAGCCGCCTCCGAACTGCAGGCCCGGACCGGTGGTGCTCTCGTCGAGGAAATCGATGTCGTGCATGTTGGCGCCGGCCATCAGGAAAGGCCGGAAACCGCCGACATCCTCGACGTTCGGACCGCGAAGCAGGTAGACGACCGCGTTGACGCCGGCCGTGAAACGCTCGTAGTCGGTGGCCGGCGCGGGCACGCCGAGATCAGCGTAGCCGGCCTCGAGCTCGAGGGACAGCCAGGGAAGAATCGGGCGACCGATGGTGAAGTAGCCGGCCGGGCCATTGTCCAGATCGGACGAGTCCGAAAAGATCATGCCGCCCTGAGCCTGGATGTACCAGCGGTCATCGTAGTACTTGGCCCAGTCCCTGGCTCCGTCCTGCGCCCACGCTGCCCCCGTGAACACGAGTACCGCCAACATCAGACACGCTGATCGCTGAATCACGCTGCTACTCCCTGTATCCCGAATTTATGGTGCAGCCTGGGCGCGTCGGTGCGGGGTTTTCTTACACCGGGGAACTGCCAAGGCGCA is a genomic window containing:
- a CDS encoding carboxyl transferase domain-containing protein → MKRIQTTISTASPDYQANLAHNRDLVAAFREHQRRAREDRPQRDFDRLDKQGKHFVRKRLELLLDAGTPFLELSSLAANELYDGEVPGAACVTGIGIVAGREVVINAGDASVKGGAWYPITVKKTVRALDIAIENRLPVIHLCDSAGGFLPEQAELFADKYYAGRIFRNQCMLSKMGIQQVAVVLGHCTAGGAYVPGLSDYNVIVRGTGAIFLAGPPLVKAATGEEVSVEDLGGADMHTSTSGTADYPASSEEEGIAIARDIVGQFKRPTKAQIEWQEPEAPYYPAEELYGVIPKDIKAQFDMREVIARVVDGSRFHEYQPNYGKTLICGYAHIWGYKVGILGNNGVLFNDSALKGAHFIELCNQNRTPIIFLQNITGFMVGRAYEEQGITKDGAKMIMAVSNCEVPKITVMCHGSFGAGNYGMSGRAFDSRFVFAWPNHQISVMGAEQAANTLADVKFRQLEKQGQQLSDEDYNAIRDPVLAEFKRKSSAYWSTSEIWDDGIIDPADTRNVLGIALSAALNTEIGDPRYGVFRM
- a CDS encoding alpha/beta hydrolase fold domain-containing protein, producing MEPATASQPDTASGDHLVRKAVVVGLRTRFVMRCMRFLLRPWLSFVLGGPHKRIARIQLRLAAQACRDSAGLAVVYRVLGKCPGHAVGDIDATDAPVVLYLHGGGFVLPAVPATHVSLLARICRDLGASGFMADYRLAPFNHFPAALDDCEQAYRALLDRGFPAHRIVMAGESAGGNLLLGLLQRIRRAGLPMPAGAVPISPVTEMGRIHAPPARARLRNRDPILPAEGLHRIDPIYSGGHDAADPELSPLYMDCHDLPPIRFLVSDGEILLDDTLLLAERMRDAGTDVRVDVWPKLPHGFPLFGAVMPEVVEARHDMTAFMRHCLENRAG
- a CDS encoding OmpA family protein produces the protein MLAVLVFTGAAWAQDGARDWAKYYDDRWYIQAQGGMIFSDSSDLDNGPAGYFTIGRPILPWLSLELEAGYADLGVPAPATDYERFTAGVNAVVYLLRGPNVEDVGGFRPFLMAGANMHDIDFLDESTTGPGLQFGGGFTYPLSRSLEFIASGRYHIDQVNAEPPGIPRDEDFYTWTALFGVRLKLGEFPPDSDADGIPDHRDECPNTPPGVTVDQYGCPIDSDGDGVPDHKDRCPGTPEGATVDQYGCPIDSDGDGVPDYLDECPNTPEGERVDQRGCPFTDSDNDGVSDFKDKCPNTPPGIPVDADGCPLDSDGDGVPDHLDECPQSPPGATVLPNGCALVGDRRLARPGEPADAEGFAVERTQNFILRGVNFEFDSARLTPESKDILDQAAEVLKAYPDVDVDVEGHTDSIGPDEYNLGLSERRANSVKTYLMQKDISGGRMTPVGYGETIPIDTNDTEEGRANNRRVEFRVR